TGGCCGGAACTGGCGGCAACAAATACGCCGGCTGCCTTACCTGTAAGTAGTTCGGATGCGTTGGACACTGCATAGTTCTTAATATCCTTACTACTTATAGAAGCCAAAGCACCGGTAAGGTCACTCTTTCTTTGAGTACCGTAACCAATCACTACAACCTCATCCAATTTATTATCGGACACTAGATTTACATTGTACGTTCCGCTATTTGTTACGTTTACAATTTCAGTTTTAAAACCTACATACGAGAATGAAACTTTATTTGACGATACTTTTAATGTATATCTACCGTCAAAATCAGTGATAGTACCATTGGTCGTTCCCACTTCAAGAACAGAAACTCCAATTAAAGCCTCTCCGGTATTACTGTCGTATACCACACCCGAAATACTCTTGGTTTGCTGTGCAAAGACATTTGTGCAAACAGCAAGAATAAGAATGAATAATAATAAATGCTTACTCATAGTTTATACACTTAGATTTAATTATATGAAATGATATTTTGTTTATTCGCAATAATCTTACCATCTTTCAGTTCTAATTCTGTTCCGGCGGGAAGTTCCACAATTACTCTTGCGTCATTGGCCGGGATCTCAACGGAACCATTTGTCTTTATATTTTTTGCTATATATTCTTTGGCAACAATATCAAACAAATCGCATGGTTGGGTAGCTTGATAAGTAATGGTTTTGGTCTCTTTATGAGGGTTATAATAGAGATAGACCGGATAAGGTTTCTCTGTATAGAAGTCTGTGACATTGCAATCCAGTCGGAGAATACCCTCCACATTCGTTTGACAAACAATGGCCCCCAAAATACCAACAGGGGAAGAACTGTAAACACTGAACATGCTTTCCGTTGGATTACCTTTTATCCATTTGGGACCATCGCCGATTGCAACCGGACTAACCCCTTTTAATGATGCTTTTCCATAGTCATCCGTTTTTCGTAAACCTTCATAAGAAACATTGTCATAAGTAATGTCCTTCAATTCAGGAGCCCATTGATGTGTTTCATCTATTTCCCCCGGATAGAACAAACGACATGCACTTGCATTGTTCAACATCCACTTGCCGATAGCTTTTGCATATTGAGGCTGATATTTCACCATCGGAATGAAAGGCCAGGCGGGTTTGATACTGTTCATAAGGAATGCATATCCTCCGCCGTCTGTGATACTTCCTTGCAGACCGCTTACATCATAGTCACCCCATTTTCCTACAATAATTCCCCAACCGGTTCTTCCTGTAGGGCTTTTACATCCGTCAAATACCCAATCAAGAAGTTTGGCTACATCATAGTTGGCTCCTTCTACTGCATTCAAATAGGCTGCCGTATAAACTCCGAGTGGTAAAAGGGCCTCGTAAAAACGGCTTTCTTTTTGGGCAAGCAGGGCTTCGATGGCACTTTTACTATGTTGCAGATAACGTGGATCACCAAACTTATGATAAGCACACAACAATACATAGGCATGCCCACCGGCGGCGTCTTGTTGCAATGGAATATTATTAACCATTCCTTTCATTTGTGCATAGTCAAAATAAGAATAGTCGTAGTTTCCATTCAATACAGAATCTGCTTTAACAAACTGCTCCGCAATACTTTTTTGTATCTTCTCTGCCCCGTCTACATTGGGGAAAACATCGCAAATAGCATAATATAAGGCATTGGGTAATACATCATACCACCAGTCACGGCCATAGCCTCCTCCTAAAAGGGCTACTGACGGAGTCGTATTGTTCATGACTATATTCCAGCCGTTATCAGAATTGAAATAATTCTGCACCATTTTTACATAGTTATATCCGTCTTGATTCGTCTTGTCAATCCCTACAAGGCCGGCACCAAGAATAGCAGCCAATGAGTTCAGACTTTCATGGAACTCTCCGTTATTGGCATTCTTTCCCTGACGAATATCTTTAATGGCAGTATATAAGCCAAATGTAGTCTGGTCCATATTTCTGCGGGCGTCATCTAACCAGATTAATGGTCCGACTTCACTTTTATTATTCCAGTCAAAAATAAACTGGTCATACTTTTGGGCTTTTTGCTTCCAGTCCAGCATTTTATAAGTTTCAGGCATATCAGGCATAGAGTCTACCCTATGGATGGAAACCTGCTTTACCTTTTCACCAAAGTTATTTCCGTTGCCCGAGCAAGATGCCAAGAAACAAACGGTCATAAGTACAAAAACACCTTTACTTGTCATTTTCATGTTCAATAGTATCAGTTTGATTAGTAATATTCTTAGCCAAAGGATATGCCGCTAATTGTAATCCGGCAACAATCACCAGCGCATATTTCAATGCAAAATCCTGCGATACACAATAAGCAAGGAAGATAAACAGTAGTAAACCGAAAGCTCTTCCAAGGAAAAGGCCGAACTCATGACTTAGGATATATGCATATTCGTTTCTATTCTCAATCTTTGCAACTGCATCAATTGTTCTCATCATAATGGGGAAGTAAGCCAGGTCGAACAAAGGCTGGAATATCACTTTGCAAAGGACGAAAAGGATCACTCCCGTAGCAGAGAAGAGAATACCGTTGAATAGTGTACCGACAAAGAATACGATTAGTCCTCCTACAAATATTTTCAAACGGTCTTGCGGGCGGGCCATACGTCCTAATACATACACCAGGACAGCGGTCAATGCTCCGCTAACTCCCTGAATCAATCCTAACGCTCCTTCATCTCCTACCAGCTTCAATACCAATATAGCCGGTGCCGTTACTAAAAAACCTTGAACCATTCCTTTCAATCCGGCTAGCCACAGCATCTTTTTCCAAAGTATGTTGAAGCGGAAATAGAGGAAGTTCGTTTCTTTGGGGTTCTCGAATTTACCTTTCCACAGTGTCATGCAGGCGATAACGGTAATGACTACTGCTGCCATCGTAACTACACAGTAAGAGGTATTGATATTGAAGAGGAATCCGAAAACTTCTTTTCCATCTATCTGGCTGATAAATGCGCCTATAATTAAAGGAACACCGATGGAGGTAATAGAAAAGAAGAAAGACTCTAATCCGAAGAAATAGTTACGGCTGTTGTCGTTGGTATTATAGAGAGCCAGCAGGTATCGGTTGGTCCAGAAGAAACCAGAAGCTGCTCCCATTAAAAAGCCGGCCAGACCAAGTTCGACGAAGCCAAGTGACTTGATAGTCATCATACCGAACATGGAAATGCCACTTACCAGGATTCCTGCCGAATAAAGTGTCTTCACACTGTATTTCTTTAGCAGATAACCGTTAACAAGAGAGGTAGTAATGATGCCTATATACATTGCCAGCTGATAAAAAGCAACCATCACGGGGTCACTCGTGTTTCTCATGATATAGGCTCCCACAAAGATTTCTACTATCGGTAGTACCAATGCATAAAGCATATTGGTAACCAACAGTGTTCTCATGTTAGGTTCCTGTTGCTTAAAGAACAGATATTCTTTTTTCAGTTTATTCATTACTTCTCTTGTGTCTGTTTTAATACATTTAATATCTCTGAAATGGAAAGCTCTGCCTTACAAATCACTTCATCGCTTGCTCCATAATACATGGTTATCGTATCGTCGTCCACCAAATGCCCATTAGTGAAAACTACATTTCCGAAGAAACCTGTTTGCTCATAAGCGGCGATAGGTTCCATGATCGGTTCTTCGCTTCTTGCAATCACTTTTGACGGGTCATTTAAATCGAGTAATAAAGCCCCCAAGCAATAACGGTGATTAAAATCGGCTCCATGATAAATCTCCAGCCAGCCTTCTTCTGTCTTTATTGGAGCTGCCCCTGCCCCTACACGTGCGCAATCCCACATTCCGTCACGAGTGGTTGCCACACATTTGTGGTTTCCCCAATGCAAGCGGTCGGGCGATTCTGCCAACCATATATAATTGCCGCCAAGTTCGGGACTGCTCGGGCGATGAAGAGCGAAATACTTGTCACCTATCTTCTGTTCGAACAATGCACAATCTTTGTTATGCGGTGGGAATATCATTCCATGCCGTGTATAGTTTTTCCAATCATTGGTGTGAATCAGTCCAACCCCTACAGCTACCGACGATACTTCTGTGAAAGTAAGGTAAAAACCATCTTCGGTTGTTGCAACACGGCAATCCTCAATACCGAATGCTTCCAGCTCTCCTTTTCCGAAAATGGGTGGAAATTCCGGTTCATCTTTGAAGTGAATACCGTCGGTACTTGAAACCAATCGTAAGTAAGACATCGTAGTCAGATAATTCTTTCCTTTGTAACCGATAACGCGTGGGTCTGAAGCATCCAAATCGGGATCATTCTTTAAAAACGAAACCACTTCTATTTTTCCTTGTTCATTGTATATAGGAAAACTGATAATTCCTTCTTTCTGTATAGGTCTCTCTGCGACGCGCAAAAGTAACCAAATTTTGCCTTGATATTTGAAAACTCCGGGATTTAACAAACATGTAATTTCCATTCCGTTGATTCCCGCTTTTAAATCTTTTGGAGCCAGTAGGGGGTTCTGCTCACATCTTTTAGCTATATCCATAATATTTCGATTAGTGATTATTTCTGTGAACAAAAGTATGAGATGAGAGACAGGAAAGCGTTTACTATATTCTCAAAGAGGTGTACACATGCTCAAGAACATGTTTTAAGAGGATGATATTGGGGAATGATTTTAGAAGAGGCAGAGATATTCGTATTTATATGCTGTTGCTATTTAAATGCCTGATTTATAGATGGATGCGCAGCTCGTTGAAGTGTATTATATTCTCATAAGTGTATAGTATAGTTTCTTTGAGGAGTGCAAAAGAAACATATAAAGATAAAAAAATAAGAGGCCAAACTCAAAAATATAATTTGAGGAAGCCTCTTGTTTTTTCTTTTTAATAAAAATAATACTGTAAATCCTATTTCTTCACGTGCGGATAATCTATCGTATAATGTAATCCGCGGCTTTCCTTACGCTCCATTGCTTGGCGCATAATCAGATAACCCACATTCACCATATTACGCAATTCGCAGATTTCTCTGGACGCTACGCTACGTTTGAACAGGCTTTCAGTCTCTTCGTAGATAATATCGAGTCTGTCCCAGGCACGTTTCAGACGGAGGTCGCTGCGGACAATGCCTACATACGTACTCATAATTTGGTTCACTTCCTTTATACTTTGCGTAATGAGCACCATTTCTTCCGGCGAACGGGTTCCTTCGTCATTCCATTCGGGAATATCTTCATTATAAGAATATTGATCGATCACTTGCAAACTGTGTTTGGCGGCAGCATCGGCATATACGACTGCTTCTATCAGTGAGTTGGAAGCCAGGCGGTTGCCTCCATGCAATCCTGTGCAGGAACATTCTCCCACGGCATAAAGGCGTTCGATGGAAGATTGTCCGTCGAGGTCGACAAGGATACCTCCGCAGAGATAATGGGCGGCAGGGGCTACCGGGATATAATCTTTCGTGATGTCGATGCCTAGGCTAAGACATTTCTCGTAGATATTGGGGAAGTGTTTCTTTGTTTCTTCGGGATCTTTGTGGGTGACGTCCAGGTATACATGGTCGTCTCCGCGGTTCTTCATCTCGTTGTCGATGGCGCGTGCCACGATGTCACGGGGAGCGAGCGAAAGACGGGGATCGTATTTCTGCATGAACTCTTTACCGTCCATTGTACGCAGTACGCCTCCGTAACCACGCATTGCTTCCGTTATCAGGAAAGAAGGACGGTCTCCCGGATGATACAGGGCAGTAGGATGGAATTGTACAAACTCCATATCCTTCACCGTACCTTTGGCACGATACACCATAGCGATACCGTCTCCGGTAGCGACTAGCGGGTTAGTGGTCGTTTTATAAACGGCTCCTACTCCACCGGTAGCCATTAGCGTCACTTTAGCAAGATACGTATCTACTTTTCCCGTTTTCGGATCGAGGATATAAGCACCATAACATTTGATGTCCGGTGTCTGGCGGGTTACGGTTACACCCAGGTGATGCTGTGTCAGGATTTCAATGGCAAACTGGTTTTCGATGACCGTGATATTCGGATGGCGTTGCACGGCTTTAATCAGGCTGTCTTGAATTTCTGCTCCCGTATTATCTTTATGGTGAAGAATACGGAACTCCGAATGTCCGCCTTCGCGGTGCAAGTCAAATTCGCCTTTCTCGTTCTTGTCAAAGTCCACTCCCCACTTAATCAGTTCTTCAATTTGTGCGGGAGCTTCGCGCACTACTTTTTCTACTGCGGCACGGTTACTGATCCAGTCGCCGGCAATCATTGTGTCTTCAATGTGCTTGTCGAAATTATCCACCAGAAGGTTGGTGACGGAGGCTACACCTCCCTGGGCGAAGTACGTATTGGCTTCTTCCAGCCCACTTTTACAGATAAGAGCAACTTTACCTTTGTGCGCCACTTTCAGCGCAAAACTCATACCGGCAATTCCGGAACCGATAACGAGGAAATCGAATTTTCTTACCATAATCTTGTTATTTCTCACCGCAAAGCTACAAAATAAGTTACTTCGTTGTACTTTTCGTTGTCATTAATTCATAAAATTGCTACCTTGCAGGCAAAAATCTGACAAAATGAATCGAATTTTTCATGCCCGCATCGCCTGGTACCAATATTTCCTGTTGGTGGTGCTTACTGTAAATGCCGTCGGCGCATTGTGGTGTAAATATATCTTGGTGGCGGTACTGTTTGTGTTGATGCTGATTGTAGTGATCGAACAAATTATACACACTACTTATACATTGACAACAAACGGTGATCTGGAAGTCTCACGTGGCCGTTTTATTCGCAAGAAGATCATCCCGCTTTCCGAAATTACCGCAGTCAGGAAATACCATTCCATGAAATTCGGCCGTTTTTCGGTGACGGATTATATCCTGATAGAATACGGAAAAGGGAAGTTTGTTTCGGTGATGCCTGTTAAGGAACAGGAGTTTGCAGAGGTGCTCGAAAAGAGGATGTTCGCAAAGAAAGTAAAGAGTATGGAGACGGTAGAATCTCAAAAGAATGATTGATAGAGGATTCTGATAATAAGTGTTTTATCATATAATCTTATATTATTAGGCACGGATTACACAGATG
The Bacteroides caecimuris DNA segment above includes these coding regions:
- a CDS encoding MFS transporter, with amino-acid sequence MNKLKKEYLFFKQQEPNMRTLLVTNMLYALVLPIVEIFVGAYIMRNTSDPVMVAFYQLAMYIGIITTSLVNGYLLKKYSVKTLYSAGILVSGISMFGMMTIKSLGFVELGLAGFLMGAASGFFWTNRYLLALYNTNDNSRNYFFGLESFFFSITSIGVPLIIGAFISQIDGKEVFGFLFNINTSYCVVTMAAVVITVIACMTLWKGKFENPKETNFLYFRFNILWKKMLWLAGLKGMVQGFLVTAPAILVLKLVGDEGALGLIQGVSGALTAVLVYVLGRMARPQDRLKIFVGGLIVFFVGTLFNGILFSATGVILFVLCKVIFQPLFDLAYFPIMMRTIDAVAKIENRNEYAYILSHEFGLFLGRAFGLLLFIFLAYCVSQDFALKYALVIVAGLQLAAYPLAKNITNQTDTIEHENDK
- a CDS encoding glycoside hydrolase family 130 protein, whose protein sequence is MDIAKRCEQNPLLAPKDLKAGINGMEITCLLNPGVFKYQGKIWLLLRVAERPIQKEGIISFPIYNEQGKIEVVSFLKNDPDLDASDPRVIGYKGKNYLTTMSYLRLVSSTDGIHFKDEPEFPPIFGKGELEAFGIEDCRVATTEDGFYLTFTEVSSVAVGVGLIHTNDWKNYTRHGMIFPPHNKDCALFEQKIGDKYFALHRPSSPELGGNYIWLAESPDRLHWGNHKCVATTRDGMWDCARVGAGAAPIKTEEGWLEIYHGADFNHRYCLGALLLDLNDPSKVIARSEEPIMEPIAAYEQTGFFGNVVFTNGHLVDDDTITMYYGASDEVICKAELSISEILNVLKQTQEK
- the nadB gene encoding L-aspartate oxidase, with the protein product MVRKFDFLVIGSGIAGMSFALKVAHKGKVALICKSGLEEANTYFAQGGVASVTNLLVDNFDKHIEDTMIAGDWISNRAAVEKVVREAPAQIEELIKWGVDFDKNEKGEFDLHREGGHSEFRILHHKDNTGAEIQDSLIKAVQRHPNITVIENQFAIEILTQHHLGVTVTRQTPDIKCYGAYILDPKTGKVDTYLAKVTLMATGGVGAVYKTTTNPLVATGDGIAMVYRAKGTVKDMEFVQFHPTALYHPGDRPSFLITEAMRGYGGVLRTMDGKEFMQKYDPRLSLAPRDIVARAIDNEMKNRGDDHVYLDVTHKDPEETKKHFPNIYEKCLSLGIDITKDYIPVAPAAHYLCGGILVDLDGQSSIERLYAVGECSCTGLHGGNRLASNSLIEAVVYADAAAKHSLQVIDQYSYNEDIPEWNDEGTRSPEEMVLITQSIKEVNQIMSTYVGIVRSDLRLKRAWDRLDIIYEETESLFKRSVASREICELRNMVNVGYLIMRQAMERKESRGLHYTIDYPHVKK
- a CDS encoding PH domain-containing protein, which encodes MNRIFHARIAWYQYFLLVVLTVNAVGALWCKYILVAVLFVLMLIVVIEQIIHTTYTLTTNGDLEVSRGRFIRKKIIPLSEITAVRKYHSMKFGRFSVTDYILIEYGKGKFVSVMPVKEQEFAEVLEKRMFAKKVKSMETVESQKND